The genomic window CGGCGTAAAGATACACCGGCTTCATCATGTTCTCGCCCCCCTTCGTCCAGTTCTCGACCGCGTTGTCCATCAACTGCGAAGTGGGCACGACCAGCCGTCGCATATCCCATGTGCGAATCACGACATACGTCACAGCGATTTCTTCAATCCATCCCCACTCGCCATTGAAGATGACTGCATCGCCAACCCGAACCGGTTGGGTCAGTGCAAGCTGAACCCCGGCAAAGAGGTTTCCCAGGGGTCGCTGTGCCGCCAGTCCCAGCACCAGAGCGGCAATCCCGGCGGAAGCCAGCAGGCTATATCCCATCGCCTGGAACCACTCGAATTGCCAGAACGCCACACCAAGGCCCACAAGCAAGACCACCACCGAGAAAAAATGCTTGGCCACCTTGATCCGAGTCAGCATCTCATGCGCATTGCCGGCTCGCTCTTCTCCTTCGTATCGCCCACTGAGCCGGGCCGAGGCGAAGTCAATCAAACGAGAAAGCAGCCAGGTGGCCGTCAGCACGATGAGGACAAAAATCAAGGGCTCGAGCATGGCCATCACCGGGCCGGCGAGCCGGAGCAGGTGAGACGCCAGCACCTTGAACACGACCAGACCCACAATCATCGCGATCGGCCCATGCACTGAATCGGTCAGTGCCAGGCTGAGTTCAACAAACTGCCGAGAGCGCTGAGCACGTTGACTGCGTTGAGCACGAAGCAACCGTTCGACCAGCCTTTGCACCACCAGACCCGTGACCAGACTGATCAGCCCAAACAGAACGATGCCGACCCACTGCCAAAGAGCAATGCCCCCAAACTTGATCTGCTTCAGTGGCTCAGGCAGGCGTTGCTCCAGCTCGCTGGGACCGAAAGCCCGGTAAAGCGCGGGAATGGCACCGATCGTCCTCCGGGAAAAGACCCAGACCGGCTGCTCTCCAGGAACTTTCACCCGTTCGAGGTACACATCCACGTCCCGGTGATTCAGAGAAATGGCTCCGAGATGGTAGAACGCCTTGGGGCGGTTCGTGTCGTTGCCCTGCGCTTTTTCCAGGTTATAGCCAAATCGTTGGCCGTCAGGGCGATCAGGAACGTCGTCCCAGTCGATCCAGAGTTTTTGCTCCAACACCTCATGGAGCATCCGAGCAAGTTCCGACCCGTTTTCAGCCTGATCGAGGAAATGGAGATCGTTGAGGTTCATTGAGTATGCGGCGCGGCGGTAATTCTCCTCCGCGCAGGCATCGACAAAGTTGGCCAGAGCAGCCTGTGGCGTCTCCCGATCCACCGCCGGTTCGATCGGCGGCAGCCCCTCGTTCAATACAGGCCGATGCACATAAGCATCACTCTGCATATCCAGAGACTTCGGATTGCTGCCAGCCTCGCCGTTGCCGGACGATTCCTGGGGCGGAGAGGACGAAGACGTATCCCCTCCGACCAACGCCCCCATCACACCCTCTGACTGAGCGCTTGCATCGCAAAGCCCGTTGAGCCAGACGCCCACCATCAGGGCCCCTGCCCACATCATCCTTTGCTTCACCATCAAGACCCTGTTCGGCAACCCGCCGCCGACCTCCAGTTCATCGATTTGATCTGATCCAACCCTTTTCCCGCTTCCGCTCAGGACCGGACCTTCGTTGGCAGATGCTCGACCAGTTTCAACCCATAAAGGCCAAGCCGAGCCGCCGAGATAGCCACCGACTCAGTGAGCAAAACCGCCTCTTGACCGGCCGCTCCTCGGACTTCCAGCATGTCCGGAAGACCGAGGACTCGCCCGTGGTGCACCACCACATCATCCGGGGTCTCGATGACCGTCGCGGCCCCTCGGTCGAAAATGCGAATGACCATGAGATACTCCCTCACCCTCACGTCCTTGATGACGGCCACCGACGGCGACGATCAGACCACAACACATTTCTCGTCAGTGCAGATTGTGTGCCATGATCCTCAAACCACCCCGCGACCACGCCCAGCCGAGACGATCCTTTCTTGAACTCACGACGAGATCAGAGGTTGCATCGTCGATTCCCGGGCGTGGCCACGTTTCCATCGAGGGGCTCAAGACGGATCGGAAAGCTCCACACGCGCCAGATAGACCGAGGTTTGACCCTCGTGCGAAGAGTAGTAGCTGACCCAAAGCTGCTCCTCGTGCCAGACCAGGCCGGCATAACTCGTATCTCCTCCCGAAGGCAATTCGAGCAGTTCGGTCAGGCGGCCTGTTTCCGGATCGAGCCGACAGACCGAGGTCCGCGCGCCGCCGTCGTAGAGTCGGACTACGGCGATCAGGCGATCGTCGGGCAATAGGATGAAGTCTGGCCCTCCCGCGCGTACCCCCAGGTCCGTCCAGTTCCACTCGGTAAAGGGCGCGAGCGATCGGCCAAGCTGGGCCGAAGGCTCCGCCCCGTCGCGTCGCAGCAGGCAAAGGGCCTCGCCATTGGGCAAAAACCGCAAGGTGGCCTCGCTCGGTTCCCCTTCTTCAAACAGCGTCTCCACCAGCGGTTCGAACCGATCAGCCTTGCCGTCGACACCTCGGTACAGCCGGGCCACCCGCGAGGTCTGATCCCCTCCGGTCGAATAGCCGACGCTGTAGGGAATGCCGTCGTACCAGGTCACCCGCCAGAGCCAGAAGCCTCGATCGCCAATCGGATGCGGACCGTCCCAGCGTTCGCCGTCGTCGGAGAACCAGGCCATCGTCTGATGACGAGGCATGTCTCCCGGGTTGTTGTGCGCTGCGGCTCCAGTCAGCATCAGACGACCTTCGGGCGTCAGGCAGAGCTTCGGATCACGCAGGTCGGCCGTCTCGGACGTGATCAGGGCGATTGACTCCCACTGCTCGCCGTCTTCGGAGGCGATCACCCGGAGCGCACCATCGGGAGAGACATGTCCCTGCCCTTCCCGAAAGGTGCAGAGCCAACGACCTTTGAATCGAATCAGATCGGTAAAGGCATTGTGTTCCCCTTCGCCCCAGATGCGGCGGACTTCGACCAGCTTGGCCTGATCGGGAGGAAGGGCGAGTGTGATGGTAATAGCAAAAAGCAGTGTCATGTGATGAACTTCCTAAGCGTAAATCCCATGGCCGCATCGACTCGCTCGGCAAACGATCGGTCCGGCCCGATCCGGACGGTTTGCTCAAGGACTCCAATGCCGGCCTCAATGGCGGTTCGGAACCGATCGTTGTATCAGACCGTCGTGCCGGATGCTTCCACTCGTCGCGGGTGATGGGCGCGCAGAGGGGTGCGGGCAATCGGTGGCGCCATCTCTCGCAGCGAGGCAAAGGCACAGCGAAGTGGAAGTGCGGCGTGTTGGCCAGGCACTCTCCTTCCTCTTCTCACTTTTCCCTTTTCTGCTCTGGGACTCTGCGCGAGATCCCTACCTCCCTGTCAAGGCCGCCCGTGATCGTGCAGCCTCGCTGGGTCGGGAAAGCCGATCGAGCGTCGGCTAAACTGGAGATGCGATTACTGGTCCCGACTCATTTCCTGTTCCGCCGAGCCCGATCGTGCTGCAACCGCCTCTTGCCCGTCGGATTGCCACCGCTCCAGCCCGTCCCTGGCCTGATCTGCCGGTGCCGGTCGCCCTGGTGATTACCGAACTGGACATTGGCGGTGCGGAACGTGCCCTCGTGGCTCTGGCAACCGGGCTCGATCGCCGCCGATGGTCTCCTTCCGTCATCGCCCTTGGGCCGGAAGGTCCACTCGCCCCGTTGCTTCGATCGGCCGAGATTCCGGTAACGTGCCTCGACGTGAACCCTCGGCAACCGATTCTTGCGGTCGCCCGACTCGCCCGAGCCCTGCGAGCCGCACGGCCCCTCCTGGTGCAAAGCTTCCTCTTTCACGCAAACTTTTCCAGCCGACTGGCCGCCCCGATCGCCGGTTGTCCCTGGGTAATCGGTGGCCTCCGAGTGGCCGAACATCGCCAGAAGTGGCACCAGACCCTCGATCGCCTCACTTCAAGGCTCGGCACCGGATCGGTCTGTGTCTCGGAGGGAGTCCGACGCTTCAGTATCGCCTCCGGAAGGCTCAACCCCGACCGCCTTGTCGTTATCCCGAACGGGATCGACCCCGCGCCGATCGACGAGGCCATTCCCGTGGATCGATCGACCCTCGGGGTACCGGATGGAGCCATGCTCGCCCTCTTCGTCGGGCGGCTCGATGCGCAAAAAGACGTGCCAACGCTGCTCGATGCAGCCAATCGGGTCATTCAGCAATGTCCCGACTGGCA from Tautonia rosea includes these protein-coding regions:
- a CDS encoding glycosyltransferase codes for the protein MLQPPLARRIATAPARPWPDLPVPVALVITELDIGGAERALVALATGLDRRRWSPSVIALGPEGPLAPLLRSAEIPVTCLDVNPRQPILAVARLARALRAARPLLVQSFLFHANFSSRLAAPIAGCPWVIGGLRVAEHRQKWHQTLDRLTSRLGTGSVCVSEGVRRFSIASGRLNPDRLVVIPNGIDPAPIDEAIPVDRSTLGVPDGAMLALFVGRLDAQKDVPTLLDAANRVIQQCPDWHLAIVGDGPDRDTLIRSDAAACIPGDRLHWLGRRSDVPGLLKTADLLVLPSRWEGMPNVVLEAMTARRAVVATAVEGTEDLVVAGQTGWLVPPREPEALAKALLDAASDRQRLNQFGQEGRDRIERHFSIRRVIRAYSDLWAAILGLKASEPKALSC
- a CDS encoding mechanosensitive ion channel family protein, whose translation is MMWAGALMVGVWLNGLCDASAQSEGVMGALVGGDTSSSSPPQESSGNGEAGSNPKSLDMQSDAYVHRPVLNEGLPPIEPAVDRETPQAALANFVDACAEENYRRAAYSMNLNDLHFLDQAENGSELARMLHEVLEQKLWIDWDDVPDRPDGQRFGYNLEKAQGNDTNRPKAFYHLGAISLNHRDVDVYLERVKVPGEQPVWVFSRRTIGAIPALYRAFGPSELEQRLPEPLKQIKFGGIALWQWVGIVLFGLISLVTGLVVQRLVERLLRAQRSQRAQRSRQFVELSLALTDSVHGPIAMIVGLVVFKVLASHLLRLAGPVMAMLEPLIFVLIVLTATWLLSRLIDFASARLSGRYEGEERAGNAHEMLTRIKVAKHFFSVVVLLVGLGVAFWQFEWFQAMGYSLLASAGIAALVLGLAAQRPLGNLFAGVQLALTQPVRVGDAVIFNGEWGWIEEIAVTYVVIRTWDMRRLVVPTSQLMDNAVENWTKGGENMMKPVYLYADYRVDFAAVRDELERILQHSEDWDKEVPPILQVTNCTEETVELRALCSAKNPSVAWNLHCQVREQLIAFLRDLDDGAYLPRTRVVMMGDDPVQASEADSPSSTRSGSRKGKGGRSSRSERRGNRDRSKSRKKARSRETQAAKQNRMGGDARSDGEAEGGDGQLAR
- a CDS encoding exo-alpha-sialidase; protein product: MTLLFAITITLALPPDQAKLVEVRRIWGEGEHNAFTDLIRFKGRWLCTFREGQGHVSPDGALRVIASEDGEQWESIALITSETADLRDPKLCLTPEGRLMLTGAAAHNNPGDMPRHQTMAWFSDDGERWDGPHPIGDRGFWLWRVTWYDGIPYSVGYSTGGDQTSRVARLYRGVDGKADRFEPLVETLFEEGEPSEATLRFLPNGEALCLLRRDGAEPSAQLGRSLAPFTEWNWTDLGVRAGGPDFILLPDDRLIAVVRLYDGGARTSVCRLDPETGRLTELLELPSGGDTSYAGLVWHEEQLWVSYYSSHEGQTSVYLARVELSDPS